Part of the Permianibacter fluminis genome, CAACCGAAGCCGGCTTGTCCTGCTTGGGCTTGCTGCTGAAGCTGGTCGGCTGCTTGCCGCCGCCGCTCTTCGGCGTGGCACCCGTGCCGCCCTGGGCAATGATGCTGAGCGCGTCCGAGCGCAGCGACAGCGCGATCCGCTTGCGCGGAATGTCCACTTCCATGACGGTCACTTTGACCACGTCGCCGGCTTTCACGGCCTCACGCGGATCCTTGATGAAGCGATCGGCTAACTGGGAAATGTGTGCCAGTCCATCCTGGTGCACGCCGATGTCGATGAAGGCACCAAAATCGGTGACGTTGGTAACCGAACCTTCCAGCTGCATGCCGACTTTCAAATCGCTGAGGTTCTCGACCCCGTCCTTGAAGGTGGCGGTCTTGAATTCACCGCGCGGATCGCGGCCCGGCTTTTCCAGTTCGGTAACGATGTCGGTAACGGTCGGCGCGCCGAATTTCTCGTCGGTGTATTCGGTCACTTTCAGTGTGCGCAGGAAGCTGACATTGCCCATCACTTCCTTGATCGAGTTCTTGCCAGCCTTGGCCAGAATCTTCTCGACCACCGGATAGGCTTCCGGGTGCACGGCCGAGGCATCGAGCGGATTGTCACCACCGATCACGCGCAGGAAGCCGGCAGCTTGTTCAAAGGTACGCTCACCAAGCCGATCCACTTTCAGCAAATCGGCGCGCGATTTGAAACGGCCATTCTTGTCGCGGAAGGCGACGATATTGCTCGCCAGCGTCCGGTTCAGGCCCGACACTTTCGCCAGCAGCGGTACGGAAGCGGTATTCACATCGACGCCAACCGCGTTGACGCAATCCTCGACCACCGAATCGAGCATCTTGGCCAATTGCGCTTGCGAGACGTCGTGCTGGTACTGGCCAACGCCGATTGATTTCGGATCGATCTTGACCAACTCGGCCAGCGGGTCCTGCAAGCGACGGGCAATCGACACCGCGCCACGATACGACACATCCAGATCCGGAAATTCGTTCGCTGCCAGTTCCGAGGCCGAATAGACCGAGGCGCCGGCTTCGCTGACCACGACCTTGGTCGCTTTGATCTCCGGATGATTCTTCAGCAGCTCGCCGGCCAGCTTGTCGGTTTCGCGCGAGGCGGTGCCGTTGCCGATGCTGATGAGGCCGACATTGAATTTGGCGCACAGCAAATACAGCTGCTTCAGCGAGCTGTTCCATTCGTTCTGCGGCTGGTGCGGATAAATGACGGAATAGTGCAGCAGTTTGCCGGTGTCATCGACGACCACGCATTTGACGCCGGTGCGCAGGCCCGGATCGAGGCCCATGGTGGTCTTGGCGCCGGCCGGCGCCGCCATCAGCAGATCGCGCAGGTTGCTGGCGAATACCCGGATGGCGTCGGCTTCGGCGCGTTCGCGCACGTCATTGAACAATTCGGTTTCGAACTTGGTCGCCAGCTTGATCCGCCAGGTCCACTGCGCGGTTTGCATCAGCCAGGCATCGGCCGGGCGTTTTTTGTCGGCGACATGGACGTGCTCGGCGACCATCATTTCGCAGACGGCATCGGCGCGTTCGCCTTCGGCGACTTGCTGCGGCACCAGCGTCAGCGTCAGCACGCCTTCGTTGCGACCACGGAACAAGGCCAGCGCGCGGTGTGACGGGATTTTGTTGATCTGTTCCGAGAACGCAAAATAATCGCGGAATTTGGCGCCTTCCTGTTCCTTGCCTTCGACCATTTTCGAGGCGACCAGCGCGGTCTGGTTGAGCTTGGTCCGCAGCTTGGCCAACAACGCCGCGTCGTCGGCCCAGTCTTCCATCAAAATGTAACGCGCGCCTTCGAGTGCTGCGGTGACATCGGCCACGCCTTTGTCGGCGTCGACATACTTCGCCGCTTCGGCTTGCGGATCCAGCGACGGCTCACCGTGCAGTGCCAGTGCCAGCGGTTCCAGACCGGCTTCACGGGCGATTTGGCCTTTGGTGCGGCGCTTCGGTTTGTACGGCAGGTACAGATCTTCGAGTTCGGTTTTGTTCTGCACCGTGCGGATCTGGCCTTCCAGTTCCGGGGTCAGCTTGCCTTGGTCGGCAATGCTTTTCAGGATGGCACCACGACGGTCTTCCAGTTCACGCAAATAGCCGAGACGCTCTTCGAGGTTGCGCAGATCGGTATCGGTCAGGCCGCCGGTGACTTCTTTCCGGTAACGAGAAATGAATGGCACGGTGGCGCCTTCGTCGAGCAGAGCGACCGCGGCATTGACCTGCTGCGGACGGACGTTGAGTTCGGCGGCAATGCGCTGCGCGATATCCAGCATGGGAGACAAATCCTTTACGTGCGGGCCGGCATTCGGGAAAAACGCCGATCGTGGGAACCGTTGGTGTTATCGCGTAGGTCGGGTTAGCGGCTTCACCGCGCAACCCGACACATGGTGCCGCAATGGGCGGCGCATGAGACAGGCCAAAGAAATCAAAAGAATTCAAAGACACCTACGCGTTGGATGGGCCGGTCGCGGGCGTTCCAGACGCCCTTGCGACACTTCCCACATCCATTGGGGTCGGATTATAAAGACTCATCACCAGAATCATCAGTCTTGACGGGACGACGATGTTTCTTCAGGCGAACGTAGATGGTCCGGTGCACGCGTGCCACCACCGTGCCGGCAGCATCGGTGATGTCGATGTGAAATTCCGGCAAATGCTTGTCGCCATCGCGGGTCGCCGAGCGAATTTCATCCAATTGGCCGTCGCTGAGCCGGAAGTGCGCGGTCACCGGGCCATTGGCGGCGGTCAGGTAATCGATGCTGGCGGTCTTGTCCCATACCCAGTAATCCTTGCCGAGGTTGTGCAGCAACATCAGCATGTAAAACGGGTCGGTCATCGCGTACAGCGAACCACCGAAGTGGGTGCCGACGTAATTGCGCTTCAGCCGGCCAGCGTTCAGCACCACCTCGACGTGGCGGTAGTCCTTGCTGACATGGCGAACCCTGATCCCGGCGCCACGAAACGGCGACCAGACATTCAGCATCAAACGGAAAAACCAGGCAGGCAACGCAGTTCTCCTTGGCAAGGTTGCTGTTGCGGGCGTCCAAGAAAGGACATAATTTGTAACCAGGCCGCCGGGAATGGCGGCAACGGTTCGCGCAAGCTTATCACTACGGCCGGCAACTGCTCCGATCAGATGCGGTAGCTGCCGCGGCAAGACCGGCTCGCGCCGTACCTGAACCCTCGAGAGACGCCCGCATGCAAACGGAAGAGACCCCCAAAATCCTCGTAGTCGATGATGACCTGCGCCTGCGCAGCCTGCTTGAGCGCTACCTGCGCGAGCAAGGCTATCAAGCCCGCGCGGTCGGCGATGCCGAGCAGATGGACAAGCAGATGCAGCGGGAGAACTACCACCTGATGGTGCTGGATCTGATGCTGCCCGGCGAAGACGGCCTCAGCATCTGCAAGCGCCTGCGCGGCGCCGGCAACAAGATGCCGATCATCATGCTGACTGCCAAAGGCGACGAGGTCGATC contains:
- a CDS encoding DUF4442 domain-containing protein translates to MPAWFFRLMLNVWSPFRGAGIRVRHVSKDYRHVEVVLNAGRLKRNYVGTHFGGSLYAMTDPFYMLMLLHNLGKDYWVWDKTASIDYLTAANGPVTAHFRLSDGQLDEIRSATRDGDKHLPEFHIDITDAAGTVVARVHRTIYVRLKKHRRPVKTDDSGDESL
- a CDS encoding Tex family protein, producing MLDIAQRIAAELNVRPQQVNAAVALLDEGATVPFISRYRKEVTGGLTDTDLRNLEERLGYLRELEDRRGAILKSIADQGKLTPELEGQIRTVQNKTELEDLYLPYKPKRRTKGQIAREAGLEPLALALHGEPSLDPQAEAAKYVDADKGVADVTAALEGARYILMEDWADDAALLAKLRTKLNQTALVASKMVEGKEQEGAKFRDYFAFSEQINKIPSHRALALFRGRNEGVLTLTLVPQQVAEGERADAVCEMMVAEHVHVADKKRPADAWLMQTAQWTWRIKLATKFETELFNDVRERAEADAIRVFASNLRDLLMAAPAGAKTTMGLDPGLRTGVKCVVVDDTGKLLHYSVIYPHQPQNEWNSSLKQLYLLCAKFNVGLISIGNGTASRETDKLAGELLKNHPEIKATKVVVSEAGASVYSASELAANEFPDLDVSYRGAVSIARRLQDPLAELVKIDPKSIGVGQYQHDVSQAQLAKMLDSVVEDCVNAVGVDVNTASVPLLAKVSGLNRTLASNIVAFRDKNGRFKSRADLLKVDRLGERTFEQAAGFLRVIGGDNPLDASAVHPEAYPVVEKILAKAGKNSIKEVMGNVSFLRTLKVTEYTDEKFGAPTVTDIVTELEKPGRDPRGEFKTATFKDGVENLSDLKVGMQLEGSVTNVTDFGAFIDIGVHQDGLAHISQLADRFIKDPREAVKAGDVVKVTVMEVDIPRKRIALSLRSDALSIIAQGGTGATPKSGGGKQPTSFSSKPKQDKPASVGGFGALLADAMKKK